A stretch of the Notamacropus eugenii isolate mMacEug1 chromosome 2, mMacEug1.pri_v2, whole genome shotgun sequence genome encodes the following:
- the LOC140524123 gene encoding trafficking protein particle complex subunit 6B-like, translating to MVTGIYKATNQGEVENERHITKPENTGFSVEQGLIESFTKDTERFKNVLDIMKFICKDFWTTVFKKQVDNLRIYHQGIHYLAFTCGLIRGDLSNLGIKSTVTDS from the exons ATGGTGACTGGCATCTACAAGGCTACAAATCAAGGAGAGGTAGAAAATGAAAGACACATTACTAAGCCAGAGAACACAGGTTTTAGTGTGGAGCAAGGATTGATAGAAAGTTTTACAAAGGACACTGAAAGGTTTAAGAATGTGTTAGATATTATGAAGTTCATTTGCAAAGATTTTTGGACCACTGTTTTCAAGAAACAAGTTGATAATCTAAGGATATATCATCAGGGCATCCAT TATTTAGCATTTACATGTGGCTTAATCAGAGGTGACTTATCAAATCTGGGAATAAAAAGTACTGTGACAGACAGCTGA